A single Dunckerocampus dactyliophorus isolate RoL2022-P2 chromosome 2, RoL_Ddac_1.1, whole genome shotgun sequence DNA region contains:
- the metrn gene encoding meteorin: MHVLGIYTIWILFHATLCNYSEDQCSWRGSGLSQQQGSVEQISLHCSEGTLDWLYPKGALRLTLSPRLPSIVVGPGGSSSSGLITACVKPSEHFHGAQLYLERDSVLELLVGDRLESSPPTRVRCFSRLPGEKVALFLQATPHQDISRRIASFRYELRGDWTARLSLDSNHISTFDACRPCNNTEILMAVCTSDFVVRGNIRSVQEDESLRAAVIKVSATRVFRQKYTLFTGTSRVSTRGEIRTLLQCGVKPGPGSFLFTGRVHFGEAWLGCAPRYKDFLHAYTVAKAAQQIPCELPVD, translated from the exons ATGCACGTTTTGGGGATTTACAccatttggattttattccatGCAACTCTGTGCAATTATTCCGAGGACCAGTGCAGCTGGAGAGGAAG TGGTTTGTCCCAGCAGCAGGGCAGCGTGGAGCAGATTTCCCTCCACTGCTCTGAGGGCACCCTGGATTGGCTGTACCCCAAAGGAGCCCTTCGCCTCACCCTGTCCCCCCGCCTACCCTCCATAGTGGTGGGCCCCGGCGGCAGCAGCTCCTCGGGCCTCATCACGGCCTGCGTCAAGCCCTCGGAGCATTTCCACGGCGCCCAGCTCTACCTGGAGAGGGACAGCGTACTGGAGCTCTTGGTTGGGGACAGGCTGGAGTCGTCTCCCCCAACAAGGGTGCGCTGCTTCAGCCGACTTCCAGGGGAGAAGGTGGCTCTCTTCTTGCAAGCAACGCCTCACCAAGACATCAGCCGGCGAATTGCCTCTTTCCGCTATGAGCTGAGAGGGGACTGGACTGCTCGCTTGTCGCTGGACTCCAACCACATCAGCACTTTCG ATGCATGCAGACCCTGCAACAACACGGAGATCCTGATGGCCGTGTGTACCAGCGACTTTG TGGTGAGAGGCAACATCAGGTCGGTGCAGGAGGATGAGAGCCTGCGGGCAGCGGTCATCAAGGTCAGCGCCACACGGGTTTTTCGCCAAAAGTACACCCTCTTCACCGGCACCAGCCGGGTGTCCACCAGGGGCGAGATCCGCACTCTGCTGCAGTGCGGCGTCAAACCAGGTCCCGGCAGCTTCCTTTTCACCGGCCGGGTCCACTTTGGGGAGGCGTGGTTGGGTTGCGCCCCTCGCTATAAGGACTTCCTGCACGCTTACACGGTGGCCAAAGCAGCGCAGCAGATACCCTGTGAACTTCCTGTAGACTGA